The Anas acuta chromosome 2, bAnaAcu1.1, whole genome shotgun sequence genomic interval TGTGTTCTCAACAAACTGATGATTAATAACCAAAACCTGAGTGAACTCATGTAACAAATCTGTGCAGTCACAGCTGTCCTTTCAGAATTACATTTTCAGATCTCAATTAGCGTCATGATGAATTTTAAATTGGATGCTAATAATTTACATGTTCCTATAGCagtaagtaatttaaaataaaagaaaatttaagattTGACTCTAGATTTGAAAATCTAAGGGTATTCCAAGTAGCAGTAAtgaaaaatctaaatattaGAGCAAAAATGTCTCTGCTATGTAACTGATTTTGTAAAGCTTGTGATACactttctatgaaaaaaaaaaaaatgctttcttttgtagCACATGGGGAAATACTGTGGTTCCTCCACCTAGTTAAATTGTACATAAACAAGTAAATCAGGTGCTTTCTTAATTTTGTCAATCACTTACCACTGTATTTCCTATGCATTAGCCTCCTACCCTGTGCTTGTTCCGAACCTTGCATCCATTTTATTACACCAGTCATGGAAGTATCCGAAGATCACCTTTAAGAGCCATCAAAGAATAAAGTCTTCTGGAATAAAAGGCAAAAACTGTTTAGATCCACCAATGCACCTGAAGATCCTCAACAGTTAAAATACCTAAGCTGGAGAGCAAGACTGTGACTGATACCTTTTagcctgctgccttctgaaaGATCTTGCTGAAGCAACAGCTCCCCGCTTTTGATGAGCATGCTGCACACGTTTTATTAAGTATTATGAAAAAACACAGTAACATTTACTTCTTTCTCAAAGTGCTAACATACATTTTGAATTATCTGTTCCTGTTAATTTACTGAAATTCAAAGCTCGTTGTATTAGTATTTCAGGCATTCAAAAGTATGGTTTACATACGCAGAACCTTGAAATCACACTCCAAGTAAACCAAAGCACTTCTCTCTAAGCCAACTGTCACCAGACAACCAGTTTATCACCTCCATTGAACTAAGTATGAATAAGAGAAAGATGTAACTggaatatatttcattttcaataaaaattctGCAGAGGACAGACTTTCCACACAACACCAGTTAAATCTTTGGTGCAAACTAAATAAAGTGTTTAgacatttgctgtttttgtgtctttttttttttcatgtttcttgttgttctttgtgtgtttgtttgtttgtatgtgtgtgtgttttttttttgtttttttttttttttgtttttttttacatactttCCTTCCAGGATGCTGTGAAATATCTCACATCTGCCACTCTCAGCAGAGGGAAATCACTAGATCGATTACCATATACCTAGCATTCAGGTAAATCCATAAAGGAacacactattattttttttttttgagatttaaGAATACAAAATTCTAAAACTACCTCTCTCAGAGGATTTCCTTTGTATCAAACTGATAAGACCATATCTGCAAAGAAATGCTACATCATGGATCCCGCTGTGTTTATTTAGAAGGAatgcagtaaaaacaaacaactacacACATACTTGAGGCATGAAAACATAATATACTTAATAACAATGTGCATTCTTGATGTCTTCGAAGAGCACAGTTGATGTGTTGAAAAACAAGGCTCTTCCACATTCAGAGTTCCATCTGCTAAAATATCCCATCGACTCAAAAACATAACTAgcaattctttttaaattcacactaagaaaacagaattctcTTCTGAAATCAAGCCTCACTGCTCTGTTGACATTTCACCAAAAATCACTGTCACCATGATGAGTGGGACcaggccgcacctcgagtgctgcgttcagctttgggcccctcgctacaaggacatcgaggccctggagcgtgtccagagaagggctacaaagctggtcaagggcctggagcacaaatCCTGTGAAAAGtggctgagggaattgggggtgtttggtctggagaagaggaggctcagtggAGACCTCATTGTTCTCTACAGCTCCCTggaaggaagctgtggggagctgggggtcggcctcttctcacaagggaatggcctcaagttgtgccaggggaggttcaggtcggaaatgaggagacatttctgctcagaaagagcagccaggcactgggactggttgcccagggaggtggtggagtcaccatccctgggggtgtttaaggaaagtttggacctggtgcttggggacatggtttagtgggtgatggtggtagggggatggttggaccagatgatcttggaggccttttccaacTGTAGTGATTCTATAAAGGCAAGTAATGAGCAGCTGGTAGGTCTGCAAGAAATACAAAGTATTTTCCATATAAATACTTTTATAATGGAAAGTGTAAATATAGGTGTTACAAACTGTTCCTCGTTACATTTGCCTTTAAGATTTTTCATGTGGCATCAGTGTTCAACGAAgatttatttatacagaaaataGCTTAACTAAAGCTATGCTATCACTCCAGGCCAACAAAGCCAGTAAAAacgtgtatatatacatgttcCCACTCTCTGTAAACCTGGCTGACATTGATTTAGACTGCAAAATCCCATCTTTAGGCAAATAGGAGCAAACTGTGTACATCAAGCCCAAACACCTCTGACAATCCTACTAACCATTAGAATGTAGGTTTGCTTTGGTGCATCATTAGtacaccatttttttcttatgtgaCAAAATTCAAGGTGTACAATGTCTGCAAATGACAAAAAACAGTACTTGTGTTCACTCTGAACAGTTAATGACCTTTGAATCTTTTGTAacacagtgagaaaaaaacCTGCACAATGTTTGTTGAACTACGGTATTTTGCTGAATGACATTTAGAGAAGCTGGGCTGGGAAAGGGCAAAGATTGCTTCCCTTACTGTCCTATCCTATACCCCACAGCCAGTCACAGCAGTGAGCACAGAGGaaattttttctcctttctcactCCTCCAGGCCCAGCAGGTCAAAGCAAGAGAGAGTACTGTACGTTGCAGCTACCACAACACAGCATCAGCACCTAGTCACAAATACCACGTAGATTTGGGATTGTGACACTACTGAGGTATTTTGATAGCACCCATTAATAGGATCCACAAGCAGATGTGGCACACAAAAATAGTTCATTTAAGGTATGACAAATGACAAAGCccaattcttatttttttaaacaattaatCAAGTATTGTACTGTTAATGAGTTTAGACATTCTGAGAAATGTACTAAGACCGTACATGCTCCTCAATCACTATCTTTACTTACTTTCACATTAAAAACCCTTAAGTACAACTGCTCATTTCTGTACTTACTTGAGTCAAGTAACCATATCACCTGTTACAGTGGTTCGCATGGTATGAAAATATTAGCTAGgaatttcactttttccttcaaACCAAGCTTGAGTTACAGCCATGAACTTTGAAATATCAATTGCTTGAGTCGCGccaaaataaatctgttgttAGACATGTAGTTTAGTTCTTCCTGATTTATCTAATAATCAACTAATTCAAGGTAGGTCATAGACTCCTAGCCCAATCTTGTTTAAAATCTCAACTTTTCTCTTTTAGGTATTTTCCACGAAAATAAGCTCTTCTTTGTAGGTATTTCTAGAATGTACTGTAACTGTGCATGAGAAATTGCTCTATGAAAAATGGTACCAAACCCCATGAAACCAGGTCCTACAGAATTTCCAGTTTCGAGATGAAACCAATTCCCATTCCaggaagaattttatttatttttttcaatttagaaTTCATGCTTTGTACTGAGCATatagagaactttttttttccacttgggACTAATACAAGAATCAAATTGAtacattcagaaatgaaaggtGGATGAGCACTAATTACCTGCacaattcttttattttggcAACATATTTATGCAACATTTTCCTTACAgttttgtggtttgttgtttttttgtttttttgttttttttaaaaaagtcattcttatgttacaaaaatgattttccaaAGTTATTGCAGAAATAAGAAACAAGGTCTGAACATAGAAAGTCACAAGAAAGATCCTCAAAAAAGCATCCAAGAATGGCAGAATCTGAAGAGCTATTGTGTCACACCTTTATCAGCTACATGTGACTTTATTACAGAACATATTCACTGGGGCAAATGCACATCGTAGAATCATGCTTGGGTCTTTTAGCTTACGCTGGAACACTTCACATAAACTGAGAATGTTTTCAAGTAGTCTGTTGGATGGTGCTTTCTCCACCTCTAATGTGACAAGAAGTACAAGCAGGCACACAAGGGAAGGAGGTGGAATGATTCTATTAGCATTATCTTGTCTCTGTATTTTGGCAACTGATCAAAGCTGCTAATGAGTTTTGACATCTATGAGATGTTGACTCTCAGAGGCAAAAACGTTACCAATTACCAACTCTCTTGCCAATACCTCTCCCTTTATGCATCTCGGTGGGAGCCACAGCCTCCCATAGCTGTACATCCTCACACCTCAGAGCTCTTACCTTCTTACCTGTAACTGGATAACATTCAAAACTTGCCAACACATCATTTTATCATTTCTCATACTGTGAAATCTAGTTGTATTTTAAACCTTTGTGAAATATAATCTACAGTTAACAGATTAAGTTTGCCCATAACCACATGATCTCCTAAATCAACCTGCTCTATGTTttctgataaataaataaagagccCATCATTAGCAAAAACAGATTGTTTAACCTGAAATAGATCTGTGCTATCAATGAATACCTCTGATGCTATCACATTTTCCAGATACTGAAATTCATCCTCCACTTTTCCTCGATGAGATATCAAGAACTGAGAAGCTTCCTTCATGACATAATTCATGCTTTGCATGAATTGAATGCCAATGAAATTACTCTAAGAAAAATATGGTAACAGAGGTAATTAGAATAAGAAAGCTACATGACCTCTAAGATAAAAAAAGAGTAcaagaaacaaatgtaaataaatacttgTTTGAATCTTATTTAAGGAGACTGCTGCtaatgctaagaaaaaaaaataacattaaaagaGTATTCAGAAGTTGAAAATTGAAATAGAAGAGATCTAGGAAAGATCACAGTACATTGGAGGAAGAGTCACATCtcaaaaattattaatattgaAGGAAGGATTCTATTTTATAGAGGAGaatattggggggggggggggtactATCTGCACTGGGTCTGGatgggatgttaactttctatgcagcagcccatacagtgctgtgctctgcacttgtagctgcaacagcagtggtatcgccccagtgttgtgtctgttgctgagcagtgctggcacagcatcaggtctctctctaaccctcctagggggtggccaaaaaagtgagaagagaaacatcaccagggcagctgacctaaccCAACcgaagggatattccataccacatCATATCACACCCGGCAATagaaggtggaaacaggaagaagaggggaggggtgggctctcgtgaaaacatcggtcctcctcccgaacaccggctacgtgcattgaggccctgcttcaaggacgtggtcaagcatcactcatttgtgggaagtagagagtaatttctttcctctgcacttccacatagcctttatttgttttgttttttccccttccccctcccttttccctttttttcccttaagttaaattgtttcattaataataatctttccttaataattttttttcctttaattaaaatatccttatttcaacctgtgagttgttctttcctttacttcttcccctcctcatctaaggagggggagtgagagagcagttgtgttTAGCTGCCTGGCTAAACACAGCGTGGGGGTTTAGCCAGGGGTAAACCCACCACGCTATCTGAAAACCCAAATAATCCGACTTTTTGCATAAATGTtggccacacaacacacacacaaaaacaccaTATAAGATAACATATAGTCAAATTGCATGGTTCAGGGATTAATAATACAAGTATACTTTAATCTTCACAGCGAAATCAACCCTCATTAGCAACATTTGAGCATCATCACTATCATATTATGTTCCGGTGCCCTAAGCGAAGTGAGAGTTTAACCAATCACCCCCTGGCAAGTGATCACATCATTCCCACAACAAAACGACAGCTACTTGTTTCAGAAAGGTCAGACTTCATTACCTTCCGCCTTCAGGGGAGAATGCTCCAGGCTTGTGAAGGGGACAGCACTGCCAAGGGAAGCCTGCACAGCTGCTGTCTCTAGTACGTGTGGCCTGCACAGGAGTACTCCAGGCTTCTGCCCTCTCAATACAAAACCCTTCAGCACTGCTACAAACCTCACATGCATTACTTAAAAACACCGCTGAAGACAATTGAATGTAACCCTGCAGATGTTACGCTGTGGCCTGGACACAGGCCAGATGGATGGTGACtttaattctatgattctgtgattcatgcaGTTGGCTAAAGCACACGATTGACACAGTGGATGTCTGACCGGTTGCTCAGAAAGCTTtcataaaatgattttgaattaAGGTCTCTATCTGGGACATCAGCACGCTCAGATCAGCAGCACAGACCTGGTGATGCTCATTCTCATTCTTTTTCAGCGTCTCTAACAGGCCCCAGTGGACTGGAGGCAGAGGGCTGTAAGAACTCAGCAAGTGAAGCTGACTTAATGGGTTCTGTTTGATTTCCACAATCCTCAAGGCCCTCAAGATAGCAGGTGCAAACTTCGAATAATGAGCTGTAGATGAAATAATAATTGGGCAAGTTCTGTCTTGCAATCGATCTGCAACTACTTTAGCAACAGCTGTGTGTGTATCCAAAATATATCCCGTGGTGCTGTACACAGAGTGAATGGCAGCGAGGCAGTCGTCCTCAGAGCACCAGCCAGCCACCAAGTCCTGCTGAAGCTTTTCGAGTAGatctttctgcagctgaaagTGGCCCTGATTTTCCAGCTGGCTGTACAGTTGTGTCACCAGTTGTCCGTCCCCATCGGCAATCAAGTGCAAGTACCGCTCGAGATTGGAGGACTTCAGAATATCTACTGCTGGTGAGGAAGTGGGAACTAACTTTCTTCCCCTCAAATCATAGCTACCCGTCTGTATGAAGTCAGTCAAAACATTGTTTTGGTTGGAAgcacaaatgcattttctaatAGGGATTCCCATAATTTTAGCATACAAAGCAGCTAATATGTTGCCAAAGTTCCCTGTAGGAATGCAAACATCTACAGGACTTCCAAAGGTGATAATACCTTGCTGAACAAGATCAAGGTATGCAGAGGCATGATAAACTATCTGAGGAAGCAGGCGTGCCCAGTTTATGGAGTTTGCTGCTGCTAAAGCTGTGCCATATTCTACTGTAAGAAAGCCAGTGTAATCAGAATTGGTGAAGATTTGTTTTATAGCAGTCTGgcaaaaatcaaaatcagaTTTGACACCTATGGACCAGGCGTTTTCCTTCTGACAGCCAATCATCTGTGATTTTTGAATGGGGCTTACTCCatcctcaggaaaaaaactcATGACAGCAATTCTCTGTTTGTCAATGTCATGGAGACGACTGAAGCCATCCAGGACAGCACTCCCTGTGTCCCCAGAAGTAGCTACCAGAACCAAGTAATTGCAGCTCCTGGGAATGCAGTATGCAAACATATGCGGCATCATCTGTAAGGCAAAATCTTTAAATGAAGCTGTTGGTCCATGAAATAACTCCAGGAGAAACTGATTGCCTGTCAAATGCCTAACTGGGGCGATTTTAGAACAAGAGAAGTTTTCTCCGTAAGCAATGCCAATAATTTCTCGCAGTTTCGATGCAGGGATATCAGCAGGGTGTATGCATCTCTCGAGTACCACCTGGGCTCTTTCAGCATACGTTGCTTCTATCAGGCTTTGCCACTCTTCAGCAGTGAATTTTGGAAGTCCTCTCTCAGGTACAAAGAGTCCTCCATCGGGGGCTAAGCCCTCAATAACAACATCACTGAAATACTTGTGAGTGTCTTTTTGTGTGCTCCTTCCAGACCTACTAGACCTAGTTGAAATGTAAGTTTCCAGTTCTGAGTTTTGGTATCTCTTCACAGCATCAAGTACCTTTTCTGCCACGACCTCTGCTGCCACATCCCCTCCACAAAGCACGCGGACGTCGTACCACCTTTTGTAGAACTGCTTCCTGAACTGAAGGATGTCCTTGAGAGAAGTGTCAGGACCCTGGCCCACAATGCGATCCACCTTCATCGACTTCAGCCTGCTCATAATGACCGCCGTGGGCACGTCCAGATACACAACGATTCCATTTTGCTTCACATGCTGCATGCTGGCAGCATGCATCGGATTGGACCCAGTAAGGGAAATGACACTTCCAGATGCTGAAAACTTCAACAgggcttttccttcctcctctaaAAACTGCTTGTTACCAACATCCTGCAGCTTTTCCGACACGCTCATATTCCAGGTTGTTTCAAGGACATCATCATCTATATCTATGACAGGGCAATCCAGTTTCTGACCTACTATTCTCCCAACTGTTGTTTTCCCAGCACCCGGAGGCCCCATCaggataatatttttgtttccaacaAGAGAATGGCTTGAGAACCACGACTTCCATATCTGTGCAAACGCTACAGGTCTTGAAAACATCAGTTTTAAACACATGCCAGAAAGACTGCTTTGGGCTATCAGTCTCAAAGGCTGATACTTAACATGAaacatcttctgcttttttcttttttcaagcCAACTTGACAATCCACTTAAttgcttcaaaaagaaaaaaaaatatatcaattaGTCCTTCAGCAAACATCTACAAAAAACCTTAAAGGATATAAAATTCAGAACAAGAATGAAAACACAAATCCAGTTAGGATTTTTTCAGTGCCAGGGCTGTACATAAGACCATTCTTTCC includes:
- the THNSL1 gene encoding threonine synthase-like 1 isoform X2 → MFHVKYQPLRLIAQSSLSGMCLKLMFSRPVAFAQIWKSWFSSHSLVGNKNIILMGPPGAGKTTVGRIVGQKLDCPVIDIDDDVLETTWNMSVSEKLQDVGNKQFLEEEGKALLKFSASGSVISLTGSNPMHAASMQHVKQNGIVVYLDVPTAVIMSRLKSMKVDRIVGQGPDTSLKDILQFRKQFYKRWYDVRVLCGGDVAAEVVAEKVLDAVKRYQNSELETYISTRSSRSGRSTQKDTHKYFSDVVIEGLAPDGGLFVPERGLPKFTAEEWQSLIEATYAERAQVVLERCIHPADIPASKLREIIGIAYGENFSCSKIAPVRHLTGNQFLLELFHGPTASFKDFALQMMPHMFAYCIPRSCNYLVLVATSGDTGSAVLDGFSRLHDIDKQRIAVMSFFPEDGVSPIQKSQMIGCQKENAWSIGVKSDFDFCQTAIKQIFTNSDYTGFLTVEYGTALAAANSINWARLLPQIVYHASAYLDLVQQGIITFGSPVDVCIPTGNFGNILAALYAKIMGIPIRKCICASNQNNVLTDFIQTGSYDLRGRKLVPTSSPAVDILKSSNLERYLHLIADGDGQLVTQLYSQLENQGHFQLQKDLLEKLQQDLVAGWCSEDDCLAAIHSVYSTTGYILDTHTAVAKVVADRLQDRTCPIIISSTAHYSKFAPAILRALRIVEIKQNPLSQLHLLSSYSPLPPVHWGLLETLKKNENEHHQVCAADLSVLMSQIETLIQNHFMKAF
- the THNSL1 gene encoding threonine synthase-like 1 isoform X1; this translates as MLTVSQRRVQTQNTVMFQALVCKLISPCRRFLDNSLGLSSHQKRTGWNSSSLAVAQQLSGLSSWLEKRKKQKMFHVKYQPLRLIAQSSLSGMCLKLMFSRPVAFAQIWKSWFSSHSLVGNKNIILMGPPGAGKTTVGRIVGQKLDCPVIDIDDDVLETTWNMSVSEKLQDVGNKQFLEEEGKALLKFSASGSVISLTGSNPMHAASMQHVKQNGIVVYLDVPTAVIMSRLKSMKVDRIVGQGPDTSLKDILQFRKQFYKRWYDVRVLCGGDVAAEVVAEKVLDAVKRYQNSELETYISTRSSRSGRSTQKDTHKYFSDVVIEGLAPDGGLFVPERGLPKFTAEEWQSLIEATYAERAQVVLERCIHPADIPASKLREIIGIAYGENFSCSKIAPVRHLTGNQFLLELFHGPTASFKDFALQMMPHMFAYCIPRSCNYLVLVATSGDTGSAVLDGFSRLHDIDKQRIAVMSFFPEDGVSPIQKSQMIGCQKENAWSIGVKSDFDFCQTAIKQIFTNSDYTGFLTVEYGTALAAANSINWARLLPQIVYHASAYLDLVQQGIITFGSPVDVCIPTGNFGNILAALYAKIMGIPIRKCICASNQNNVLTDFIQTGSYDLRGRKLVPTSSPAVDILKSSNLERYLHLIADGDGQLVTQLYSQLENQGHFQLQKDLLEKLQQDLVAGWCSEDDCLAAIHSVYSTTGYILDTHTAVAKVVADRLQDRTCPIIISSTAHYSKFAPAILRALRIVEIKQNPLSQLHLLSSYSPLPPVHWGLLETLKKNENEHHQVCAADLSVLMSQIETLIQNHFMKAF